In Mus musculus strain C57BL/6J chromosome 14, GRCm38.p6 C57BL/6J, the following are encoded in one genomic region:
- the Spata13 gene encoding spermatogenesis-associated protein 13 isoform X5: protein MLRKAVAVTTDPDAHSRCESQAAVLGDEGLEQGPPVTGVNGGLSQAAHPKNMTTAQDGHGQGATATCSASNPKAPKMVTSSACQNGGCKSSPSSDPEAGETRLSPSKLVRLFSGSRKRMNSNSERPRSVVLVGNSSTWNALASFRKMGSFKRLKSSVLQGIQNREGAEVSKEEPTGDPGRAAPNGTVAILGKGLGRCTSLGPVGDGAGSDCSDPEDTEDAFQRSTHRSRSIRRAYGLGRISLLDLGRQPVPEPAVCEIQVRDPEPSRAVPLPRRSKSIDSLSVLKSSFKRKSASNLTELQGDRQVPSRTLSSFFTDPEKPGGSERRTRRWRSPIRAKDFDRVLRLVSNVKDAAWKREAPRSAAPGPGPGLGDENPLLAPRSKLHDDYSRRTSSSVEPDARRGGSPCIPAPCTTAPYAAPEPHLDVDTAVFPLETKSAQPLGNDGPRASSPSPIPTDPEGLSQGSSEAHTGSQHPFNPVQLPTPLRPTTPKPQSPQSPGSTKCPSSLSVLSLSSADSEERTEDASHRQPGPVSLQDTVLNAAGDVGGESGDSYFPENLDGATHPEEKKEEVLGINVTTRVSQRFHIWKAFYHPHTIRVFDIVAVLLPDRALVNAVLCVREHYVS from the exons GCAGTAGCTGTGACTACGGATCCAGATGCACACAGCAGATGTGAAAGCCAGGCTGCTGTCCTTGGAGATGAAGGTCTGGAGCAGGGACCCCCAGTTACCGGCGTGAATGGGGGTTTGAGCCAGGCTGCCCACCCCAAGAACATGACAACAGCCCAGGATGGCCATGGGCAAGGTGCCACAGCCACTTGTTCAGCCTCCAACCCAAAGGCCCCGAAAATGGTGACATCCTCAGCATGTCAGAATGGAGGCTGCAAAAGCAGCCCCAGCAGTGATCCCGAAGCCGGGGAAACCAGGCTCAGCCCATCGAAGCTGGTACGTCTCTTCTCTGGTAGTCGGAAGAGGATGAATTCGAACTCTGAGAGACCTCGCTCAGTCGTCCTTGTGGGGAATTCCTCCACGTGGAATGCCCTGGCCTCCTTCCGTAAAATGGGCTCCTTTAAAAGACTAAAATCTTCTGTCCTTCAAGGAATTCAGAACCGGGAGGGGGCAGAAGTTTCCAAGGAGGAGCCTacaggagacccaggaagggcTGCTCCCAATGGCACCGTTGCCATCCTGGGAAAGGGCCTGGGCAGGTGTACATCCTTGGGCCCTGTAGGAGATGGCGCCGGGTCTGACTGCTCAGACCCCGAGGACACGGAGGACGCCTTCCAGAGGAGCACACACCGTTCTCGCAGCATCCGCAGGGCCTATGGCCTGGGCCGCATCAGCCTGCTGGACCTGGGGCGGCAGCCAGTGCCGGAGCCCGCCGTGTGTGAGATCCAAGTTCGAGACCCTGAACCCAGCAGGGCTGTGCCTCTGCCACGCAGAAGCAAGAGCATCGACAGCTTGAGCGTCCTGAAGAGCTCCTTCAAGCGCAAGTCTGCATCCAACCTCACGGAACTGCAGGGTGACAGGCAGGTTCCCTCCAGAACCTTGAGCAGCTTCTTCACAGACCCGGAGAAGCCGGGTGGCTCAGAGAGAAGAACCAGACGCTGGAGGAGCCCCATCCGGGCCAAGGACTTCGACAGAGTCCTGAGACTGGTGAGCAATGTCAAGGATGCGGCTTGGAAGAGGGAGGCCCCCAGGAGTGCAGCCCCTGGCCCTGGTCCCGGTCTCGGGGATGAGAACCCACTACTTGCGCCACGAAGCAAGCTACACGATGACTACTCGCGTCGTACTAGCAGCAGCGTGGAGCCAGATGCCAGGCGTGGCGGCTCACCCTGTATCCCTGCACCATGCACCACTGCGCCCTACGCAGCTCCAGAGCCCCACTTAGATGTGGATACTGCAGTATTCCCCCTGGAAACTAAAAGTGCTCAGCCACTGGGAAATGATGGACCTCGTGCCAGCAGTCCCTCACCAATCCCCACGGACCCAGAAGGGTTGAGCCAAGGCTCCAGTGAGGCACATACTGGCAGCCAACATCCTTTTAATCCCGTGCAGCTTCCCACTCCTCTGAGACCTACCACACCCAAGCCCCAAAGCCCTCAGAGCCCAGGGAGTACTAAGTGCCCCAGTAGTCTGAGTGTGCTGTCCCTCAGTTCAGCGGACAGTGAAGAGCGGACTGAGGATGCTTCGCACAGGCAACCGGGACCCGTGTCCCTCCAGGATACTGTCCTTAACGCTGCTGGTGATGTGGGGGGAGAAAGCGGTGACAGCTATTTTCCCGAGAATCTCGATGGAGCCACCCAtccagaagagaagaaggaagag GTCCTGGGGATTAATGTGACCACTAGGGTTTCTCAGCGTTTTCACATTTGGAAAGCATTTTATCACCCCCATACCATCCGTGTATTTGACATTGTTGCTGTTCTCCTTCCCGACAGAGCCCTTGTAAATGCAGTTCTTTGTGTTAGAGAACATTACGTGTCTTGA